The following proteins are encoded in a genomic region of Ornithinibacillus sp. 4-3:
- a CDS encoding lysophospholipase: MIHFNGGVLSWDAYWLTMNDQVEIYVKRWKNTEPPKAIIQIAHGMAEHIERYDDFANYFVSHGFHVYGNDHRGHGRTGEKQGLLGYFSQSDGFHKVSEDLHSLTKHIKEAYPQTPIFLFGHSMGSFLARKYMQAYSHDIAGVILCGTGYFPRITSSSAKLLASILPAKKESHLMNKLAFGSYNKKIPDHGNGFEWLSQDKQEVQKYTDDPFCGFVPTARFFYDLMDGLGHIHRKRYNQMIRKDLPLLIISGDADPVGGYGKGIWKTAKLYHQLGLEEITTMLITSGRHEILNEINKQETYQAIKSWLNGYDAKS, translated from the coding sequence ATGATTCATTTTAATGGAGGGGTTTTATCTTGGGATGCATATTGGCTTACCATGAATGATCAAGTAGAAATATATGTAAAGAGATGGAAAAACACAGAACCACCAAAAGCCATTATCCAAATTGCTCATGGTATGGCAGAACATATTGAACGCTATGATGATTTTGCTAATTACTTCGTTTCACATGGTTTTCATGTCTATGGAAATGACCATCGTGGACATGGGCGTACGGGAGAGAAACAAGGATTACTAGGGTATTTTTCTCAGTCGGATGGTTTCCATAAAGTTTCTGAGGATTTACACTCTCTTACTAAGCATATAAAAGAGGCTTATCCACAAACTCCTATTTTTCTTTTTGGACATAGTATGGGGTCATTTCTTGCTCGAAAATATATGCAAGCATATAGCCATGATATTGCTGGAGTTATCTTATGTGGAACTGGTTATTTCCCTAGAATAACATCCTCATCAGCCAAACTCCTAGCAAGTATACTACCTGCCAAAAAAGAATCACATTTAATGAATAAACTCGCTTTTGGTTCCTATAACAAAAAAATCCCTGATCATGGAAATGGCTTCGAATGGCTTTCTCAGGACAAACAGGAAGTTCAAAAATATACAGATGATCCTTTTTGTGGATTTGTGCCTACAGCAAGGTTTTTCTATGATTTAATGGATGGGTTAGGACATATTCATCGCAAACGCTATAATCAAATGATTCGTAAAGATTTACCTCTATTAATTATTAGTGGAGATGCTGATCCTGTAGGTGGTTATGGAAAAGGAATATGGAAAACAGCAAAACTCTATCACCAGTTAGGTCTCGAAGAAATAACGACAATGCTTATCACAAGTGGACGACATGAGATATTAAATGAAATAAATAAACAAGAAACTTACCAGGCAATTAAAAGTTGGCTTAATGGTTATGATGCAAAATCTTAA